A genomic window from Atribacterota bacterium includes:
- a CDS encoding tripartite tricarboxylate transporter permease has protein sequence MVILLLYNLVGVIVGLVMGAMPGLTVTMTAALVVSLTFGWPMVEALSFIIGAFCGGVLGGAISAITINIPGTAAAVATTFDGFPLKQKGEADTALGFALFSSLIGGLFGVLFFVILGPIIGAYALRFGAQEYFVLTVWGLTLVAVLSKGNIRKGLISAVIGIFIGMIGMDPITGLMRFTMAIPLFSGGIHYVVAMIGLFGMKEVFVQLTSKKSGFKLDIEGYKMSKLLPRFDLLKKLNIRWLISAPIGAIIGLLPGTGGDVGALVSYGFLKNIIKKPSRPFGEGAYEGVIAPEVANKAAVGGALTTMLTLGIPGDSVTAVILGAFYLHGLLPGPTFMLTERSYFYLIAIFVIAGMIFSYFIGIVGSNAMIKMLNLPKWYLIAFIPVLCIVGSFALQNKLTDVLFMFIFGLIGYFFEKSGYPVSPMILGIILGPMVEINFRQALIITGSFPSLIISFFTRPISLILVILVAISLLLQSRLEQLE, from the coding sequence ATGGTTATACTATTACTTTATAATTTAGTAGGTGTTATAGTTGGCTTAGTTATGGGTGCCATGCCAGGGTTAACCGTGACTATGACAGCTGCCCTGGTAGTTTCTTTAACTTTTGGGTGGCCTATGGTAGAGGCCCTCTCTTTCATTATCGGTGCTTTTTGTGGTGGTGTTTTAGGCGGAGCCATATCAGCTATTACTATCAATATTCCTGGAACAGCTGCTGCTGTTGCTACAACCTTTGATGGATTTCCACTCAAACAAAAAGGAGAAGCAGATACGGCATTGGGATTTGCCCTTTTTAGCAGTTTAATAGGAGGATTATTTGGGGTGCTCTTTTTTGTTATTTTGGGTCCTATTATCGGAGCATATGCCCTTCGTTTTGGGGCACAGGAATACTTTGTTTTAACAGTATGGGGTTTAACTCTGGTTGCTGTTTTAAGTAAAGGAAATATTAGGAAAGGACTTATCAGTGCTGTTATAGGTATATTTATAGGGATGATAGGAATGGATCCGATTACCGGATTAATGAGATTTACAATGGCTATACCACTTTTCAGTGGAGGAATCCATTATGTTGTTGCTATGATAGGACTATTTGGTATGAAAGAGGTTTTTGTGCAGTTAACCAGTAAAAAATCAGGTTTTAAATTAGATATTGAAGGATACAAGATGTCTAAATTATTGCCCAGATTTGATTTACTTAAAAAATTAAACATCCGATGGTTAATATCTGCACCAATTGGAGCTATCATCGGACTGCTTCCAGGCACTGGTGGAGACGTAGGAGCCCTGGTTTCTTATGGTTTTCTTAAGAATATTATAAAAAAGCCAAGCAGACCATTTGGAGAAGGCGCTTATGAAGGGGTAATAGCTCCTGAGGTAGCTAATAAGGCAGCTGTTGGTGGTGCTCTTACCACAATGTTAACACTGGGAATCCCAGGTGATTCGGTAACTGCTGTGATTTTAGGTGCTTTTTATCTTCATGGTTTATTACCAGGACCGACATTTATGTTAACCGAAAGAAGTTATTTTTATCTGATAGCTATATTTGTTATCGCTGGAATGATTTTTTCCTATTTTATTGGCATTGTTGGCAGCAATGCCATGATAAAGATGTTAAATTTACCTAAATGGTATTTAATTGCTTTCATTCCTGTTCTATGTATTGTGGGGTCTTTTGCTCTACAGAATAAGTTAACTGATGTATTATTTATGTTTATCTTTGGTTTGATAGGCTATTTTTTTGAAAAATCCGGTTACCCTGTTAGCCCCATGATTTTAGGAATTATTTTAGGTCCTATGGTGGAAATTAATTTTAGACAGGCGTTAATTATTACTGGCAGTTTTCCCAGTTTAATTATCTCATTTTTCACCAGACCAATAAGCCTGATTTTAGTCATATTAGTTGCTATTTCTTTACTATTACAGAGCAGGTTGGAACAGCTCGAGTAA
- a CDS encoding tripartite tricarboxylate transporter TctB family protein produces the protein MNDNQENRIFYRVISLLFVALVITIVYFDISGKYLQQGIKLFTVDSPLIFPFLVFFTLIINFIFELRNEIKKILNFFSYSKTQDVLQKNSNNIIQTKELLDIFIFTVISIIYVYILPRFHFIIATGLYMFVIMVVVNESDKFVYKLTKSALATAITIPLIYYVFYGIFEVILP, from the coding sequence ATGAACGATAACCAGGAAAATAGAATATTCTATAGAGTGATTTCACTTTTATTTGTAGCTTTGGTTATTACTATTGTCTATTTTGATATAAGCGGGAAATATCTTCAACAAGGTATTAAGTTATTTACAGTAGATTCCCCATTAATATTTCCTTTTTTAGTGTTTTTTACCTTAATTATAAATTTCATCTTTGAATTGAGAAATGAAATTAAAAAGATTTTAAATTTCTTTTCTTATTCTAAAACACAGGATGTGCTGCAAAAAAATTCAAACAATATTATTCAGACAAAAGAATTACTGGATATTTTCATCTTTACCGTAATAAGCATAATCTATGTTTATATTTTACCTAGGTTTCATTTTATCATCGCTACTGGCTTATATATGTTTGTTATTATGGTAGTGGTTAATGAATCGGATAAATTTGTTTATAAATTAACAAAATCAGCGCTTGCCACTGCAATAACAATTCCTCTTATTTACTATGTATTTTATGGAATTTTTGAGGTTATTTTGCCTTAA
- a CDS encoding 4Fe-4S binding protein, whose amino-acid sequence MVEVNKEKCIGCGVCTSVCPVEAITLSDGNEYAIIDHDLCMECFTCIETCPQEAISKDESKSNK is encoded by the coding sequence ATGGTAGAAGTGAATAAAGAAAAATGCATAGGGTGTGGCGTATGTACTTCAGTATGTCCGGTTGAGGCTATCACGCTTTCTGATGGCAATGAATATGCTATTATAGACCATGATTTATGTATGGAGTGTTTTACCTGTATAGAGACCTGCCCCCAGGAAGCAATTAGTAAAGATGAGAGTAAATCAAATAAATAG